The Streptomyces sp. Je 1-332 genome has a window encoding:
- a CDS encoding macro domain-containing protein, translating into MSEITYIRGDATAPLGKGVKLIAHVCNDLGGWGKGFVVALSRRWPEPEAAYRRWHRERAKNDFGLGAVQFVEVSPYIRVANMIGQHGMRTGSKGVPVRYEAIDTALGTLADKAAELDASVHMPRIGCGLAGGKWSRVEPLITRRLVERGIAVTVYDFGD; encoded by the coding sequence ATGTCGGAGATCACTTACATCCGAGGTGACGCCACCGCGCCGTTGGGCAAGGGCGTCAAGCTGATCGCCCACGTCTGCAACGACCTCGGGGGCTGGGGCAAGGGCTTCGTCGTCGCGCTCTCCCGCCGCTGGCCCGAGCCGGAGGCGGCGTACCGCCGGTGGCACCGCGAGCGCGCCAAGAACGACTTCGGTCTGGGAGCCGTCCAGTTCGTCGAGGTCAGCCCGTACATACGGGTGGCCAACATGATCGGCCAGCACGGCATGCGCACCGGCTCCAAGGGCGTCCCCGTGCGGTACGAGGCGATCGACACCGCCCTCGGCACACTCGCCGACAAGGCGGCCGAACTGGACGCCTCCGTGCACATGCCCCGCATCGGCTGCGGGCTCGCGGGCGGCAAGTGGTCCCGCGTCGAGCCGCTGATCACCCGGCGTCTGGTGGAGCGGGGCATCGCGGTGACGGTGTACGACTTCGGGGACTGA
- a CDS encoding MerR family transcriptional regulator, giving the protein MTTASDTDEPTLTVDELAARAGVTVRTIRFYSTKGLLPPPVIGPRRVGHYGQEHLSRLGLIEELQHQGMTLAAIERYLEQLPPDLSAHDLAIHRAVVASWAPDSAEDTDHAELERRAGRSLTPADLDRLSAMGVVAPTEPQGSYRVDPGLLRLGVELLDVPIAHETILAARTVLMEHTRSAAVELSRLFRDEVWGPYRDRESDPEHVAAMRSLSAHMQPMVVQALVTAFQRSLKEELREWLDEG; this is encoded by the coding sequence ATGACGACGGCTTCGGACACGGACGAGCCGACGCTCACGGTCGACGAACTGGCCGCGCGCGCGGGCGTCACCGTCCGCACGATCCGCTTCTACAGCACCAAGGGCCTGCTGCCACCCCCGGTGATCGGCCCGCGCCGGGTCGGCCACTACGGCCAGGAGCATCTGTCCCGGCTCGGGCTCATCGAGGAGTTGCAGCACCAGGGCATGACCCTGGCCGCGATCGAGCGGTACCTGGAACAGCTGCCGCCCGATCTGAGCGCCCACGACCTCGCCATCCACCGCGCGGTGGTGGCTTCTTGGGCCCCCGACTCGGCCGAGGACACCGACCACGCGGAGCTGGAACGCAGAGCGGGCCGTTCGCTGACCCCCGCCGACCTGGACCGTCTTTCGGCGATGGGCGTCGTCGCGCCGACGGAGCCCCAGGGGTCGTACCGCGTGGACCCGGGGCTGCTGCGCCTCGGGGTGGAACTGCTCGACGTGCCCATCGCGCACGAGACGATCCTGGCGGCGCGCACGGTCCTGATGGAGCACACGCGCTCGGCCGCCGTCGAGCTCTCCCGGCTCTTCCGCGACGAGGTGTGGGGCCCCTACCGCGACCGCGAGTCGGACCCCGAACACGTGGCCGCGATGCGCTCCTTGTCGGCCCATATGCAGCCGATGGTGGTGCAGGCCCTGGTGACGGCGTTCCAGCGCTCCCTCAAGGAGGAGCTGCGGGAGTGGCTCGACGAAGGCTGA
- a CDS encoding amino acid permease: MSKEAVDTAAADASRTDASQAPADAGDAGYSKDLKARHVNMIAIGGAIGTGLFLGAGGRLHSAGPALAVAYLVCGIFAFFVVRALGEMVIYRPSSGSFVSYAREFLGEKGAYVAGWMYFVNWSTTGIADITAIALYTHYWSFFTDIPQWVLALIALAVVLVINMISVKYFGEMEFWFAIVKVAALVAFMLIGIFLLVTQQDVGGQTPGLSVITDNGGFLPNGIMPVVIVMQGVVFAYASLELVGVAAGETAEPHKVVPRAVNSIMWRVGLFYVGSVVLLALLLPGSVYSADQSPFVTVLSKIGVPAAGDVMNLVVLTAALSSLNSGLYSTGRILRSMAMAGSAPKFTARMNKSQVPYGGILLTSAVCVLGVGLNFLMPSQAFEIVLNVASLGIISTWVIIMVCHLAFVRRAKEGLITRPGFRLPWSPVTEIVTIVFLLSVLVLMWKDPEIGRKTLYLIPIIAAALVAGWYGIRRRVDHEAASLTK; the protein is encoded by the coding sequence GTGAGCAAGGAAGCCGTAGACACGGCCGCTGCGGACGCATCCCGCACAGATGCGTCCCAGGCCCCCGCGGATGCGGGCGACGCCGGTTACAGCAAGGACCTCAAGGCCCGTCACGTCAACATGATCGCCATCGGTGGTGCGATCGGAACTGGACTCTTTCTCGGTGCGGGCGGCCGCCTGCACTCCGCGGGCCCCGCGCTCGCCGTCGCGTACCTCGTGTGCGGCATCTTCGCCTTCTTCGTCGTGCGCGCCCTCGGCGAGATGGTCATCTACCGGCCCTCGTCGGGTTCGTTCGTCAGTTACGCGCGTGAGTTCCTCGGCGAGAAGGGCGCCTACGTCGCCGGCTGGATGTACTTCGTCAACTGGTCGACCACCGGCATCGCCGACATCACCGCCATCGCGCTCTACACGCACTACTGGAGCTTCTTCACCGACATCCCGCAGTGGGTGCTCGCGCTGATCGCCCTCGCCGTCGTCCTCGTGATCAACATGATCTCGGTGAAGTACTTCGGCGAGATGGAGTTCTGGTTCGCGATCGTCAAGGTCGCGGCCCTGGTCGCCTTCATGCTGATCGGCATCTTCCTGCTGGTCACCCAGCAGGACGTGGGCGGGCAGACACCAGGCCTGAGTGTCATCACCGACAACGGCGGCTTCCTGCCGAACGGCATCATGCCGGTCGTGATCGTCATGCAGGGCGTCGTCTTCGCGTACGCGTCGCTCGAGCTGGTCGGTGTCGCGGCGGGCGAGACCGCCGAGCCGCACAAGGTCGTCCCGCGCGCGGTGAACTCGATCATGTGGCGCGTGGGCCTCTTCTACGTCGGCTCGGTCGTCCTGCTCGCGCTGCTGCTCCCGGGGTCGGTGTACTCGGCGGACCAGAGCCCGTTCGTGACGGTCCTGTCCAAGATCGGCGTCCCCGCGGCCGGTGACGTGATGAACCTGGTCGTCCTCACGGCGGCGCTGTCGTCGCTGAACTCGGGCCTGTACTCCACGGGCCGCATCCTGCGGTCGATGGCGATGGCGGGATCGGCGCCGAAGTTCACGGCGCGGATGAACAAGAGCCAGGTTCCCTACGGCGGCATCCTGCTCACCTCCGCGGTGTGCGTGCTCGGCGTCGGCCTGAACTTCCTCATGCCGAGCCAGGCCTTCGAGATCGTCCTGAACGTGGCGTCCCTCGGCATCATCAGCACATGGGTGATCATCATGGTCTGCCACCTGGCGTTCGTCCGCCGCGCCAAGGAGGGCCTGATCACCAGGCCCGGCTTCCGGCTCCCCTGGAGCCCGGTCACGGAGATCGTCACGATCGTCTTCCTGCTCTCCGTGCTCGTCCTGATGTGGAAGGACCCGGAGATCGGCCGCAAGACGCTCTACCTCATCCCGATCATCGCGGCGGCCCTGGTCGCCGGCTGGTACGGAATCCGCCGCCGGGTGGACCACGAGGCGGCGAGCCTCACCAAGTAA
- a CDS encoding oxygenase MpaB family protein: protein MPDRRQAPEPPPPGGILWDIAGDVRALLALPAALTMQVAHPAVGAGVDLYSVFRTDPWGRGERSLRSLQTWVYGGGSAAEEGRRLRALHKGIRGTDAHGRDYHALTPAYYAWVHATGFPVYRHAQKYLSRAFTEAQERQLYAEWLQVGRILGIHDRDMPQTLEEFWPYYAKVLADELEETEVVRDLVATDRPLPPPDRGPYPLRVALRALWPLLLPPLARFRRFITIGLMPPDARSAIGLPWTAAQERRLRRFGRVVRTVAPRLPERLRYLPLARRARANRKSLDRG from the coding sequence ATGCCAGACCGCCGCCAGGCTCCCGAGCCGCCTCCGCCCGGCGGGATCCTGTGGGACATCGCGGGCGACGTCCGCGCCCTGCTCGCCCTGCCCGCCGCGCTGACGATGCAGGTCGCGCACCCCGCGGTGGGCGCCGGCGTCGATCTGTACTCCGTCTTCCGCACCGACCCCTGGGGGCGCGGTGAGCGGTCGCTGCGGTCGCTGCAGACCTGGGTCTACGGCGGGGGGAGCGCGGCCGAGGAAGGGCGCAGGCTGCGCGCATTGCACAAGGGAATACGGGGCACGGACGCGCACGGCCGCGACTACCACGCGCTCACGCCCGCCTACTACGCGTGGGTCCACGCCACCGGCTTCCCCGTCTACCGGCACGCCCAGAAATACCTGAGCCGCGCCTTCACCGAGGCGCAGGAGCGACAGCTGTACGCGGAGTGGCTCCAGGTCGGCCGCATCCTCGGCATCCATGACCGGGACATGCCGCAGACGCTCGAGGAGTTCTGGCCGTACTACGCGAAGGTCCTCGCCGATGAGCTGGAGGAGACCGAGGTGGTCCGCGACCTCGTCGCCACGGACCGCCCGCTCCCGCCGCCGGATCGCGGCCCCTACCCGCTGCGGGTGGCGCTGCGCGCGCTCTGGCCGCTGCTCCTGCCGCCCCTGGCCCGCTTCCGCCGCTTCATCACGATCGGCCTGATGCCGCCGGACGCGCGGTCGGCCATCGGCCTGCCGTGGACCGCCGCCCAGGAACGGCGGCTGCGTCGCTTCGGCCGAGTCGTGCGAACGGTGGCCCCGCGGCTCCCGGAACGCCTGCGGTACCTCCCCCTGGCCCGCAGAGCCCGCGCCAACCGGAAGTCGCTCGACCGGGGCTGA
- a CDS encoding 3-hydroxyacyl-CoA dehydrogenase NAD-binding domain-containing protein: MTESTTIRWDMDATGILTLVLDDPNQSANTMNQGFKDSIAAIAERAEAEKDSIRGIIYTSAKKTFFAGGDLKDMMQAGPENAQDAFEAGVAIKSSLRRIETLGKPVVAAINGAALGGGYEIALASHHRVALDAPGSKIGLPEVTLGLLPAGGGVTRTVRLMGIADALLKVLLQGTQYNPKRALENGLVHEVAATREEMIEKARAFIDANPESAQPWDKPGYRIPGGTPANPKFAANLPAFPANLKKQINGAPYPAPRNILAAAVEGSQVDFETALTIEARYFTELVTGQTAKNMIQAFFFDLQAVNSGANRPKGIEPRQVRKAAVLGAGMMGAGIAYSCARAGIEVVLKDVSAEAAAKGKAYSEKLCAKAVQRGRTTQEKADALLARITPTADPQDLAGCDAVIEAVFEDTSLKHKVFQEIQEIIEPDALLCSNTSTLPITQLAEGVTRPVDFIGLHFFSPVDKMPLVEIIKGERTGDEALARAFDLVRQISKTPIVVNDSRGFFTSRVIGHFINEGVAMVGEGIEPASIEQAAAQAGYPAKVLSLMDELTLTLPRKIRNETKRAVEEAGGTWAGHPSDSVIDRMVDEFERPGRSGGAGFYDYVDGKRAGLWPGLREHFTKPGTEIPFQDMQERMLFSESLDTVRLVEEGVLTSVADANIGSIFGIGFPGWTGGVLQYINGYEGGLPGFVARARELADRYGERFTPPALLVEKADKGEKFSDA; this comes from the coding sequence ATGACCGAAAGCACCACCATCCGCTGGGACATGGACGCCACCGGCATCCTCACCCTCGTGCTCGACGACCCCAACCAGTCCGCGAACACCATGAACCAGGGGTTCAAGGACTCCATCGCGGCCATCGCCGAACGCGCGGAGGCCGAGAAGGACTCCATCCGCGGCATCATCTACACCTCCGCCAAGAAGACCTTCTTCGCGGGCGGTGACCTCAAGGACATGATGCAGGCGGGCCCCGAGAACGCGCAGGACGCGTTCGAGGCGGGCGTCGCCATCAAGAGCTCCCTGCGCCGCATCGAGACCCTGGGCAAGCCGGTCGTCGCCGCGATCAACGGCGCTGCCCTCGGCGGCGGTTACGAGATCGCCCTGGCCAGCCACCACCGCGTCGCGCTGGACGCGCCCGGCTCCAAGATCGGCCTGCCCGAGGTCACCCTCGGCCTGCTCCCGGCGGGCGGCGGCGTGACCCGTACCGTGCGCCTGATGGGCATCGCGGACGCGCTGCTCAAGGTGCTGCTCCAGGGCACCCAGTACAACCCGAAGCGCGCCCTGGAGAACGGCCTCGTCCACGAAGTGGCCGCCACCCGCGAGGAGATGATCGAGAAGGCCCGCGCCTTCATCGACGCCAACCCCGAGTCGGCGCAGCCCTGGGACAAGCCGGGCTACCGCATCCCCGGCGGCACCCCGGCCAACCCGAAGTTCGCGGCGAACCTGCCCGCCTTCCCGGCCAACCTCAAGAAGCAGATCAACGGCGCCCCCTACCCGGCCCCGCGCAACATCCTCGCCGCGGCCGTCGAGGGCTCGCAGGTCGACTTCGAGACCGCGCTGACCATCGAGGCCCGGTACTTCACCGAGCTGGTCACGGGCCAGACCGCCAAGAACATGATCCAGGCGTTCTTCTTCGACCTCCAGGCCGTCAACTCCGGCGCCAACCGCCCCAAGGGCATCGAGCCGCGCCAGGTCCGCAAGGCCGCCGTGCTCGGCGCCGGGATGATGGGCGCGGGCATCGCCTACTCGTGCGCCCGCGCGGGCATCGAGGTCGTCCTCAAGGACGTCTCCGCCGAGGCCGCCGCCAAGGGCAAGGCCTACTCCGAGAAGCTGTGCGCCAAGGCGGTTCAGCGCGGGCGTACGACCCAGGAGAAGGCCGACGCACTGCTCGCCCGCATCACGCCGACCGCCGACCCGCAGGACCTCGCGGGCTGCGACGCCGTGATCGAGGCGGTCTTCGAGGACACCTCGCTCAAGCACAAGGTGTTCCAGGAGATCCAGGAGATCATCGAGCCGGACGCGCTGCTGTGCTCCAACACCTCGACGCTGCCGATCACCCAGCTCGCCGAGGGCGTCACGCGGCCCGTCGACTTCATCGGCCTGCACTTCTTCTCGCCCGTCGACAAGATGCCGCTCGTCGAGATCATCAAGGGCGAGCGGACCGGGGACGAGGCGCTCGCGCGCGCCTTCGACCTCGTACGCCAGATCAGCAAGACGCCGATCGTCGTCAACGACTCGCGTGGTTTCTTCACCTCGCGCGTCATCGGGCACTTCATCAACGAAGGCGTCGCGATGGTCGGCGAGGGCATCGAGCCCGCGTCGATCGAGCAGGCGGCGGCCCAGGCCGGTTACCCGGCGAAGGTCCTGTCCCTGATGGACGAGCTGACCCTCACCCTGCCCCGCAAGATCCGTAACGAGACCAAGCGCGCCGTCGAGGAGGCGGGCGGCACCTGGGCCGGGCACCCGTCGGACTCCGTCATCGACCGCATGGTCGACGAGTTCGAGCGTCCCGGCAGGAGCGGGGGAGCGGGCTTCTACGACTACGTGGACGGCAAGCGCGCCGGGCTCTGGCCGGGCCTGCGCGAGCACTTCACCAAGCCGGGCACGGAGATCCCGTTCCAGGACATGCAGGAGCGGATGCTCTTCTCCGAGTCGCTCGACACCGTGCGCCTGGTGGAGGAGGGCGTCCTGACGTCCGTCGCGGACGCCAACATCGGCTCCATCTTCGGCATCGGCTTCCCCGGCTGGACGGGCGGTGTGCTCCAGTACATCAACGGCTACGAGGGCGGCCTACCCGGATTCGTGGCACGCGCGCGTGAGTTGGCCGACCGCTACGGGGAGCGGTTCACGCCACCCGCGCTGCTCGTCGAGAAGGCGGACAAGGGCGAGAAGTTCAGCGACGCCTGA
- a CDS encoding acetyl-CoA C-acetyltransferase yields the protein MTTEAYVYDAIRTPRGRGKANGALHGTKPIDLVVGLIHEIRARFPDLDPAAVDDIVLGVVGPVGDQGSDIARIAAIAAGLPDTVAGVQENRFCASGLEAVNMAAMKVRSGWEDLVLAGGVESMSRVPMASDGGAWFADPMTNYETGFVPQGIGADLIATVEGYSRRDVDEYAALSQERAAAAWKDNRFEKSVVPVKDRSGLTVLDHDEYMRPGTTADSLAKLKPSFKDIGDLGGFDAVALQKYHWIEKIDHVHHAGNSSGIVDGAALVAIGTKEVGERYGLAPRARIVSAAVSGSEPTIMLTGPAPAARKALAKAGLTIDDIDLVEINEAFAAVVLRFVKDMGLSLDKVNVNGGAIALGHPLGATGAMILGTLVDELERRDLRYGLATLCVGGGMGIATIVERISG from the coding sequence TTGACCACCGAAGCGTACGTATACGACGCGATCCGCACCCCGCGCGGACGCGGCAAGGCCAATGGCGCCCTGCACGGCACCAAGCCGATCGACCTCGTCGTCGGCCTGATCCACGAGATCCGTGCCCGGTTCCCCGACCTGGACCCGGCCGCCGTCGACGACATCGTCCTCGGCGTCGTGGGCCCCGTCGGCGACCAGGGATCCGACATCGCGCGCATCGCGGCCATCGCCGCCGGTCTCCCCGACACGGTCGCGGGCGTGCAGGAGAACCGCTTCTGCGCCTCGGGCCTGGAGGCGGTCAACATGGCCGCGATGAAGGTGCGTTCGGGCTGGGAGGACCTCGTCCTCGCGGGCGGCGTCGAGTCGATGTCGCGCGTCCCGATGGCCTCGGACGGCGGCGCATGGTTCGCCGACCCGATGACCAACTACGAGACGGGTTTCGTGCCGCAGGGCATCGGCGCCGACCTGATCGCCACGGTGGAGGGCTACTCGCGGCGTGACGTCGACGAGTACGCCGCCCTGTCCCAGGAGCGCGCCGCGGCCGCCTGGAAGGACAACCGCTTCGAGAAGTCCGTCGTGCCGGTGAAGGACCGCAGCGGCCTGACCGTACTGGACCACGACGAGTACATGCGCCCCGGCACCACCGCCGACTCGCTCGCCAAGCTGAAGCCGTCCTTCAAGGACATCGGCGACCTCGGCGGCTTCGACGCCGTGGCGCTGCAGAAGTACCACTGGATCGAGAAGATCGACCACGTCCACCACGCGGGCAACTCCTCCGGCATCGTGGACGGCGCGGCGCTGGTGGCCATCGGCACGAAGGAGGTCGGCGAGCGGTACGGTCTCGCGCCGCGTGCCCGGATCGTCTCCGCGGCCGTCTCCGGCTCCGAGCCGACCATCATGCTCACCGGTCCCGCGCCCGCCGCGCGCAAGGCGCTCGCCAAGGCCGGTCTGACCATCGACGACATCGACCTCGTCGAGATCAACGAGGCCTTCGCGGCGGTCGTGCTTCGCTTCGTCAAGGACATGGGCCTGTCCCTGGACAAGGTCAACGTCAACGGCGGCGCGATTGCGTTGGGGCATCCCTTGGGCGCGACCGGGGCGATGATCCTGGGCACGCTGGTGGACGAGCTGGAGCGGCGTGACCTGCGGTACGGCTTGGCCACGCTGTGCGTGGGCGGTGGCATGGGGATCGCCACGATCGTGGAGCGGATCTCCGGCTAA
- a CDS encoding AMP-dependent synthetase/ligase — MTTILRLPGEPADITLPALLLRNAEDHGDRPALSWRATPEGEWSTLTWREARRKVAVLAAGYTALGVRRGEHVLMMMGNRPEHWLSDLALVHIGAIPITVYGTSAPEQIAHIARHSRARFAIVEGARELARWEPLLTDPDAPIERLVVVEAAEAGPHRTYGSLHATGGRLFDPDAFEKGWRESQADDPLTVVYTSGTTGDPKGVRITHRNVVLNGVALDAVVELPDFVEHISYLPFAHVAERMLGIYLPVFRASHVHLCADPTAVAATARELRPAQFFGVPRVWEKLTASVKAVLAGLPEEQRASIEAANETTRARVEYVERGETPPPDVETAYREAKEKILGPLLSLAGFDRLVWTASAAASMPLDVVRFWAGFDIVIMDAWGLTETTGVVTINTPADFRLGSVGKPLDGLEIRTTGDGEILVRGATVFDGYLLPDGGVESALDADGWFATGDVGRIDEDGFLWLTDRKKELIVTSTGKNVSPALVENTLKEHPLIGQALVHGDGRSYLVALLVLDAELAPVWAAAQGITGDLMASEAVQEEVARAVDAANARLNRTEQVKRYRLLGEEWGPDTGELTPSLKLRRRVIREKCGDAINSLYTQ, encoded by the coding sequence ATGACCACGATCCTGCGACTCCCCGGGGAACCCGCCGACATCACCCTCCCCGCCCTGCTGCTCCGCAACGCCGAGGACCACGGCGACCGCCCCGCACTCTCCTGGCGCGCCACCCCCGAAGGGGAATGGTCGACACTGACCTGGCGTGAAGCACGCCGCAAGGTCGCCGTCCTCGCCGCCGGGTACACGGCGCTCGGCGTACGGCGCGGCGAGCACGTCCTGATGATGATGGGCAACCGCCCCGAACACTGGCTGAGCGACCTCGCGCTCGTGCACATCGGCGCCATTCCTATCACCGTGTACGGCACGTCGGCCCCCGAGCAGATCGCGCACATCGCCCGGCACAGCCGTGCCCGGTTCGCGATCGTCGAGGGCGCCCGCGAGCTGGCACGCTGGGAGCCGCTCCTGACGGACCCCGACGCGCCGATCGAGCGCCTGGTGGTCGTCGAGGCGGCCGAGGCCGGCCCGCACCGCACGTACGGCTCCCTGCACGCCACCGGCGGCCGGCTGTTCGACCCGGATGCCTTCGAGAAGGGCTGGCGCGAGTCACAGGCCGACGATCCGCTCACCGTCGTCTACACCTCGGGCACCACCGGCGACCCGAAGGGTGTGCGCATCACGCACCGCAACGTCGTCCTCAACGGCGTCGCCCTGGACGCCGTCGTCGAGCTCCCCGACTTCGTGGAGCACATCAGCTATCTCCCCTTCGCGCACGTCGCCGAGCGCATGCTGGGCATCTACCTCCCTGTCTTCCGTGCCTCACACGTACACCTATGTGCCGACCCGACCGCCGTCGCCGCGACCGCGCGCGAGCTGCGCCCCGCGCAGTTCTTCGGGGTCCCGCGCGTGTGGGAGAAGCTGACCGCGTCCGTGAAGGCCGTGCTCGCCGGTCTGCCGGAGGAGCAGCGGGCGTCGATCGAGGCGGCGAACGAGACGACACGCGCGCGCGTGGAGTACGTCGAGCGCGGCGAGACACCGCCGCCCGACGTGGAGACGGCGTACCGCGAGGCCAAGGAGAAGATCCTCGGCCCGCTGCTCTCCCTGGCCGGGTTCGACCGCCTGGTGTGGACCGCGAGCGCGGCGGCGTCGATGCCCCTGGACGTCGTGCGCTTCTGGGCGGGCTTCGACATCGTGATCATGGACGCGTGGGGGCTCACGGAGACGACCGGGGTCGTCACGATCAACACCCCGGCCGACTTCCGGCTCGGCTCGGTGGGCAAGCCCCTGGACGGCCTGGAGATCCGCACCACCGGCGACGGCGAGATCCTGGTGCGCGGCGCGACGGTGTTCGACGGCTATCTGCTGCCGGACGGCGGCGTCGAGTCGGCCCTCGACGCGGACGGCTGGTTCGCCACCGGCGACGTCGGGCGGATCGACGAGGACGGCTTCCTCTGGCTCACCGACCGCAAGAAGGAACTGATCGTGACCTCGACGGGCAAGAACGTCTCGCCCGCGCTCGTCGAGAACACCCTCAAGGAGCACCCCCTCATCGGCCAGGCCCTGGTCCACGGCGACGGCCGCTCCTACCTGGTGGCGCTGCTCGTCCTGGACGCCGAGCTGGCTCCCGTCTGGGCCGCCGCCCAGGGGATCACGGGAGACCTGATGGCGAGCGAGGCCGTACAGGAGGAAGTCGCGCGGGCCGTCGACGCGGCCAACGCGCGCCTCAACCGCACCGAGCAGGTCAAGCGCTACCGGCTCCTCGGGGAGGAGTGGGGCCCCGACACGGGGGAGCTGACGCCGTCCCTGAAGCTGCGCCGCAGGGTCATCAGGGAGAAGTGCGGGGACGCCATCAACAGCCTGTACACCCAGTGA